The window CGGGATTTATAGCGGCGGGCCTGGCGGATCACGTCTTCCGCGGCAAACGGAGGCAGGCGGAAGCCCTGCCACAGCGCCTGCCAGATAGCGCGCGAGTCGCGGACGTTTTTTTCCAGAATCACCAGCATCTGGCGGAAGGTGCGTGCCAGCATATAAAGGTGGCCGATGGCGGCGTCATCGCCTTCGCTCGTCGAGAGCAGCGCGTCCAGCACGCTGAGTGCGCGCGTCTTGTCGCGTGCGGAGATGGCATCAGTGAGTTCGTATAACGACCGCTGCTTGGCTGCCAGGACCATGGTTTCCACATCGCCCAGCGTGATGTGTTTTTTCTCGGCGACATAGAGAACCAATTTTTCCAGTTCATGGCTCACCAGCATCATGTCCGCGCCCAGCGCGTCGATCAATTCGCGGGCCGCGTCCTGATCAACTTTTACGTTTTCTTTCTGCGCCTGGTCGATGATCCAACGCATGCCGTCAGCTTCTTCCACGCGCGCCAGCTCCACGATGCCGCAATATTCGCCCAGGGTTTCACGGATGCGCTCAAAGCGGTCTTTGTCCTGCATCTCCATGCGACGCACGTCGGAGGGAATGCTGATGTGGTCTGCGACGAAAATGATCACCGCGTCCGGATTCGGATCTTTCATGTAGGCTTCAATGGCGGCAAATTCGTCGGCATGCGATCCGCGCCCGTAAAGCTCTTTGACCCCTCGGACAAAGAAGACCTGAAAAGGCGCCATGAGCGAAGGCGTGCGCGCGCGGTCCAGCACCTCCGCAACGCTCACCTGCGCCAGATCAAGATCATGCAGGCTGAAGTCGCGCATATCGGCAGGGACAAGGTGCTGCAACAGCGCCTGGCGGCATTGGTCACGAAAGAAAACTTCATCGCCAATGAGCACATACGCCGGACGAAGCTTGCGGCCCGCGACTTCAGACGCGAACTTTTCCGCCGGAGCAAAGCTTCTTCCCGGGCCGGGCATCAGAAGGCCTCCAGAATGTCACCTACTAAAGTGCGGGCAAAGTCCTGCGACATGCGCTGCAGCGCCGGAGTCTCTTCCTCAAAAAAGCTGGTGACTTCACGCGATACCTGGTACTGCTGCCGAAACGTGTAATTCTGGTTCTCAAAGAATGTGTGGCCGGTGTGATCGACCAGCGAAACTTTCATTGACACGGTAACCACGGCGCTGGAGATGCGTCCGGTCTGCGCGTCATAAGTCAGCGGCGCGGCCTGCGCTGAGACGACCGTGCCTTTGAGCACGGCATCGGCGGATTTTCCGGCGTCATTGGCGATCTGGTAATGCGTGCGCGCCAGAAATTCGCGGACAACATCGCGCGTGAGTATCTGCTCAATACGGTACGTCTGCGTCTGGTTCACAAACACCGGCACGGCGATGGTGCGCACGCTGGCCGGGATGCGCGTGGCGTGTCCGGCAGTGTGATAGCCGCAGCCAGATATCGGCAAGGCCATGGCCGCCAGCAAAAAAATGTGACGCGCTGTTCTCACTGAACTTTTCCATGCGGCCGGACAGCGGCCAGCGCCGTAGCGCAGTCGGCGGCGGTCAGCGCGGCGAGGCGAAGATTATCGACGGCGGCCCACAGCCAGAAACCGTTTTCATGGACCACATCACGTCGCACGGCGACCATGATTTCGTCCTTCCCCGCGACATTTACGTTGCTGGGAGAATCCTCTGGAGAGCGCGCAATCTGCACATGCTCACCCGCAAGGCTGCGGGCAAAATCTCCGATGGCCATGGGAGCGGCCATCTCTATATAGATAGAAAAAGTATGCGCGTGAAAAACCGGCGCTTGTACCAGCGTCATCGCAGGCATTGGCGCGTGAACGCCCAACAGCTTGCGCAGGTGCGCGGCAATGCGGCGCTCCGTCGCTTCCAGTGGCTTGGCAGAAGCGCGACCATAACGGTCAAGCATGTTGAACGCAACTTGCGAATCAAAAACGCCGGTAGGCAACTGTTGGAACGAAAGTAGATTTACCGTCTGCTCATGCAGCTCGTCCATGCCCTGGCGTCCGCGTTCAGAGACGGGCTCAAAAATTGTGGCAATAGTGTTGCGGACCGACCCGGCCTTGCGCGCGCGCAGCAACAGAAGCGCCAGCGCCACCGCTGCGGGATGAGCCATGACGATCGAGCTCGACTCCAGCGTGAACTGCGTTAGCTCCCCCAGTTCGCGCTCAATCCACGGCGCGCTCACGGGGACGCCGGGCTCATTCTCCAGCGCGTATGACATATCGACAATCGCGCTGCCAACTTCACGCGCCAACTTCCATTTTTTGCGGGTGAAATCTTCTTCTGAAGCGAAAAATGTAAAGTCCATTTGCGCCAGCTCGTCGCGACCCACGGGCTGCACCACGGCCACTTCGTCCTGCATGCGCTCCAACTGGCCCAAAGACTCGTCGTCGTCCAGCAGCTTGATTTCCGCCGTCGGGAAGTTGCGTTCTTCCAGCACGTCCTTGAGTTCTTTGCCTTTGAGTGAAGCGGCGCCGACAATCGCCACGCGGAAGAGGTTCTGTGTCTCTGTTTTCATCTGGGTTCTGGAGCTTCATTATATCCGTGCTTTGGCTCCGGCGGCTTACGCTTGAACATGTATGAGAGCCGTGTAAAAACTCCACTCATCGCATAAGAAATTGCAATGATGAACAGCATGTAATGGTGGAAAGCCACCAGCAGTGCAAGAAATCCGCAGATAAGAATAAAGATCTGGAACGGATGCCGATTGCGCAGGTTGAGGTCCTTAAAGCTGTAAAAACGCCAGGTGCTCACCATGAGAAAGCCCACGGCAATGAGCAGCGCAAACCAGATTGGCGCAAGTTGCGGCCACAAGATTGGATATCCGCGCACCAGGTGGATTGTCGCGGCAACCACGCCGGCGCCGGCGGGAATGGGCAAGCCGACAAAATACTTTCTTCCGGGCCGCCCCGGATTCGATGGCTGCGGATTGACTTGAATATTGAATCGCGCCAAGCGGCTTGCGCCCGCGACCAGAAAAATGAACGTCGCGATCAGCCCCAGCTGCACCATCTTGTCGTGCACGGCAGGGAATCCGCGATCAGGTAACAGACCGAAGCCCCACATCCATGCCAGCAATGCGGGCGCAACGCCAAAAGTGATTACGTCCGCCAGGGAATCAAATTCGCGGCCAAAGTCGCTGGTGGTGTTGGTCATGCGGGCAATGCGGCCATCAAGTCCGTCAGCCACCACGGCAACGCCAATCGCCATGGCAGCGTGGTCAAAGTGCCAGAAGTCCTGCGCCGTGCCCTGCAACGTCTGGCTCAGCGCGTAATAGCCTGCGCCAATATTTGCCGCGGTAAAAAGCGATGGCAGGATGTACATGCCTTTGCGCATGCGGTTTTTTCCCACCGGCGGAAGCTGGTCTTCCCATCGCCGCATGGGAGAAGGCATTTTCATCGGAAGGCCCCTGTATTTTCCCGCTTGGGTGTGGTTGGCGATTTGCGCGGCGCTACTTTCGCCAGAATGCTTTCGCCGCCTTTTACTCGATCACCCATCTTTACGCTGATTTCCGCGGGCTGCGGAAAAATTACGTCTGTACGCGAGCCAAACTTGATCAGCCCCACGCGCTGTCCGCGCACAAGCTTTTCACCCGGCTTGTGATTGAACACAATGCGCCGCGCCAGCAAGCCGGCAATCTGCTTAAAGACTATGGTCATGCCGTCGCCTTCCATGGTGACGATGTTCTGCTCGTTGTCATCGGCGGAAGCCGAGGACATGGCATTACCAAACTGGCCTTTCCTATAGACCGCGCTCTTGATTACGCCAGTAATGGGCGAGCGGTTTACGTGTACATCGAACACATTTAAGAAGATGCTGATGCGCGTGCATGGCGCGCCGTTCAGCTGTGTCGATTCCACCGACGTAACTTTTCCGTCGGCTGGTGAAACGATCAGTCCTTCGCCCGCAGGGATCGCACGCTCAGGATCGCGAAAGAACCAGAGGAAGAAAGCTCCCAGCAGGATAGGCAAAGCGGCAAAGGCGAGTGAGTGCGTGAGCCAGCCAATCGCGGCGGCAACCACAGCCATCCCCAGGGCGTAATAGATCCCGTCACGAACCATCCCTCTGATTATAGCGATTGAACGTGCTGGAACGCGCCTAGTTCTTTACCAGAGCTGTCGATTTCCGTGGTTCGCGCTGCTTTGCCTGGGCAGCCAGTCTCATATACATTCTGGAGCGCTGGAACGGTGCTCTATAAAGATGGAGTGTGGAATTCCGCACTGGAGCATGGCGGGACATTGAGATTGATCGGCTACCTCGCCCGTTGTGCAGAAGTACGACAGCACCGTTACGCTATGAGGACTGTAATGAAGCCTTTGCCTTTTGCTCTCTTTATTGTGTTTGCGTTTGGCGGTCTGAGCGCGCAGCAGGCCGCCTGGCAGCCATCGCCTGGACACACGCAAATACCAATATGGCCCGGGACGGTGCATGACGCGCAGTCTGTCGCGGGGCCGGAAATCGCAACGACGAGAATGAAGGACAACTTCGTCGGCGGCAGGCCGTGGACTTACATCAGCAACGTCTCGCAGCCTACGATGACGGTCTATTCGCCGGAAGGAAAGAATACGGGCGCAGCGTTCGTCGTGTTTCCTGGCGGAGGCTACAAGATTCTGGCCATCGATCTGGAAGGCACAGAGGTCTGTGACTGGCTCACTGCTAAGGGGATCACTTGTGTGCTGTTGAAGTACCGAGTGCCGGGTGAGCCGGGATATCCAAAACCCGCCACATATCCGAAATCAGGGCCGTATCCGGAATCACCCATGGCGTTGGAAGATGCACAGAGGACGGTGGGGTTGGTGCGCTTTCACGCCGCGGAGTGGCACATTGATCCACACAAGATCGGAGTGCTGGGATTTTCGGCAGGCGGTCATCTGGTGGCAGCAATGAGCGCGCATTTTGCCAAGCGTTTGTATCCGGCTGTCGATGCCGCCGACAAAGAGAGCTGCCGGCCGGATTTTGCGGTCGCTGTTTATCCGGGCCATCTGTCATTCTCCGCGGCGGAGCAGGATGCCAGGCAAGGCGCCAAACAGTTTGTGCTGCCTCATCCGCCCGCCGCCGGCAAAGATCTAGCTTTGAACCCGGATCTCCATATCACCAGTCAAACGCCGCCTACGTTCTTGCTTCAGGCGCAGGATGACCACGTGGACAATGTAAATGACTCGCTGGCTTACTACATTGCGCTGAAGAAAGCTGGTGTTCCCGTGGAGATGCATCTGTATGCCCAGGGCGGACATGCATTTGGACTGCGGCGTACGAAGTTCCCGATAACAAGATGGCCTCAATTGGTGGAGGCGTGGCTGGGAACGCTCGGGATAATCTCGGAGTAGCGGCTGTTAGCGTACGACAGCAAAGTGTCTCCAGAATGCCTTCAACACGGCTTTGACTATTTATCAGACTGGCTCTCTTGCTTGAATGGCAACCTGCAAAATATGAGCGCCATGAATCGGAGTGAGATTTTACCTAGGCGTTGGTCGCAGCCGCGTCCAAATGTGAAGATTCTCCTTCCGTGACCGTCCTCACAGAGCAGGGACATAACAAGGACTAACCTTAATATGCAAGCCGACTCAGGAGTCACCGGCAGCGATGCCGACCGTCACCATTGCCGAACCGCCCAAGCCCGCGCGGGCCGCCCCTGCGTCGCCCGTGGTGTCTTCGCCGCCGACTCCCAAAAATCACTTCTTTACGCTTACTACGGTGATTGCAATTTTTACCGCGCTGGGAATCGCGGCATATCTGGTCACGCGATATCTTCTGCATCTGCCGTGGCATCAGTGCCGCTGGATATTAATTGCAGTGCTGGTCATAGGCGGCGCGCCGCTTGTATTCGACCTGGCGCGTAAGGCCGTGGCAGGAAACTTTGGCTCTGACCTGCTGGCGGGAATTTCCATCGTCGCTTCGGTGGTGCTGGGTGAATATCTGGCCGGATCGATTGTGGTGCTTATGCTCTCCGGAGGCACGGCGCTGGAAGAATATGCAACGCGGCGGGCTTCTTCGGTGTTGAGCGCGCTGGCCAAAAGAATGCCGCGCATCGCGCACCGCAAACAAGATGACCAAATCCTGGACGTTGACGTTTCCCAAATTCAAATCGGGGAGCGGCTGGTGGTTTTTCCCCATGAGATATGCCCCGCGGACGGCATAGTGGTGGAAGGCCGTGGCGCAATGGACGAGGCCTACCTCACGGGCGAGCCTTTCTTGATCCAGAAGGTGCATGGCGCAACCGTGCTCTCTGGAGCGCTGAATGGTGAAAGCGTTCTCACCATCGCGGTCGCAAGTCTGCCCGCTGATTCCCGTTACGCCAAGATCATGCACGTGATGCAGATGGCGGAAGCCAATCGGCCGCAAATGCGTCGCATTGCTGACCGGTTGGGATCGTGGTACACGCTGGTCGCTCTGGCCGTCGCAGCAGTGGGATGGATTCTCGGCGCCGATCCTACGCGCTTTCTTGCCGTGCTGGTGATTGCCACGCCGTGCCCTCTGCTGCTGGCGATTCCCATTGCGATCATCGGCGCGGTGTCCGTGGCTGCGAGCCGCGGCATCATCATCAAAGACCCGGGGATGCTGGAGCGCATTGATACCTGCCGCACCCTCATCTTCGATAAGACAGGAACTCTCACCTATGGCCGGCCGGCGCTGACGGATGTGATGTGTGCGCCCGGACAGACTCGCGAAAGCATTTTGCAAATGGCCGCCAGTCTGGAGCAGTACTCCAAGCATCCGCTGGCGCTCACCATCAGCCGCGCCGCGCAGCAGGAAGGAATTTCTCTTGCGCCCGTGTCAGAGATCAGTGAGAAGCCCGGCGAGGGATTGAAGGGAACTATCGACGGCCGCCAGGTATTGATCACCGGAAGGAAGAAAGTTTTGACCATGGGCGATGCCATCTCTTCCCAGCTTCCTCCGCCCACGGCGGGCATGGAGTGCATCCTGCTGGTGGATGGGTGCTATGCCGCCACGCTGCAATTTCGTGATACGCCGCGGCAGGAGAGCCGGTCGTTTATTACGCATCTGGGGCCGCGCCACCGTGTTAATCGTGTGCTGCTGCTCTCAGGCGATCGTGAAGCTGAAGTCCGCTACCTGGCGGGCGAAGTGGGAATCTCAGAGATCCTGGCCAGCCAAAGTCCGGAAGAAAAAGTGGCAGTCGTAACCGCCGAATCAAAGCTGGCCAAGACCATGTTCGTGGGCGATGGTATTAACGATGCTCCAGCCATGCAGGCTGCCACCGTGGGCGTGGCCTTTGGCCAAAATAGTGACATCACTGCTGAAGCCGCCGATGCCGTGGTGCTGGAAACTTCGCTCAGCAAAGTCGATGAGCTAATCCACATCGGGCGGCGGATGCGGAGGATTGCCCTGCAAAGCGCCGTGGGCGGCATGGCCGTAAGCATGATCGGGATGGGCTTCGCCGCTGCGGGCTTTCTGCCTCCGGTGGCTGGCGCGGTCATGCAGGAAGTGATTGACGTAGCCGCCGTCCTGAACGCTTTGCGGGTGGTATTTCCGGCCCAGGAGCTGAGCGACGATACTGGCCAAAACTAACGGAGCGGTACTTCGTTTCAGCGAGTTTTACTTTTGGCAAACAGACAAAATTAGTGCAGCGATTCGCCTACTTGAAGTACTTATGGTTTTTTAAGTGATGCGCTGCTCTTACCAATTGGAAGCGAGGATGATGGCCACAGTGATTGCATGGGGGAAACGGTTCCCCGATGACGCATGTTACTTCATGCTCCTCGTGTGTGTGGTTTGGATCGTGCGTAACCTTGTAAATTCCAGACTTAGGAACCTCGTCTCCAGGTTTGTATGTTTCTGTCATTTCGACTACCTTTCTCGATCGGCAGCTTGAATTGTACGCCTACGATGTACAATCTTGGCCGGTATGGCTATAACCGTGGAGCAAGTGGATGAATGGCGTGCCTGTGAGTCTGAAACGCAGGTTCTCGAGTTCAAAGAAGCGAAGAATCAATACGACAGCGAAAAGTTATTTTCGTACTGTATTGCGATTGCAAATGAGGGTGGCGGCCATCTTCTCCTGGGAATAAAGAACAAAGCGCCAAGGGAGGTGGTCGGGACAGCTGCTGTTAACGATCCGATCGGAATGGCGGATAAGGTTTTGCAAAAGCTTGCTTTTCGAGTCGAGGTCGATGTCGTTCAACATCCTCACGGGAGAGTTGTCGTTCTTACAATTCCGAGCCGTCCGAAGGGCCCGCCGTTGCATCTGGAGGGCCGCTATCTCATGCGTAGCGGTGAGTCACTAACTGCCATGACCCCAGATCATCTCCGAAAAATCATTGAAGAGGGAAAGCCGGATTGGTTGGAGGAATTCTCAGAATTGGGTCCTGTCGATGCAGAGCAAGTAATATCTCTCCTCGATACGCAACTCTATTTCGACCGAATCGGTCTTCCTTACCCAAGCACTCGCGGCGATGTCATTGACCGATTCTGCGCAGAACGTCTCATCCAGACAAGCAGCCGTGACAAGTACTTGATCAAGCGGCTAGCAGCCATTCTATTTGCTAAGAAAATGGACGAATTCCCAGACATACAACGAAAGGCCCCCAGACTTGCAGTCTTTGAGGGTACTGACAGATTCTCAATTAAGCTGAATCAAGTTGGGGGACGCGGATATGCCTCAGGATATCAAGGGCTTGTGAAATATATTATGGCCCAATTACCGCAGAATGAGGTCATCGAGAACACGCTGCGCAAGAAAGTCAGCCTCGTGCCAGAAATCGTCATGCGCGAATTAGTCGCAAATGCCCTAATCCATCAAGACTTCACGGTGTCAGGTGCTTCGGTCATGGTAGAGGTTTATAGTGATCGCATAGTCATATCCAATCCAGGGGTTCCAGTTGTCCGTTTAGAGAGGTTTATTGACGGCTACAGGTCGAGAAATGAGCGGCTCGCCGATCTAATGCGAAGAATGAAAGCGTGTGAAGAACAGGGACTAGGGATCGATCGCGTCATTCAGAATGTCGAAGTCTATCAGCTACCAGCACCAGAATTCAGAGCTGATGACACTAGAACAATCGTCACAATTTTTGGCCCCAAGTCGTTCCATGCCATGACTCGCGATGATCGAGTGAGGGCGTGCTTTCAGCATTGTGCACTGAAGTATGTAATGAATGAGAGAATGACAAATGAATCATTGCGTCAAAGGTTTAAATTACATGAGTCTCAGGGGGCCACAGCTTCCCAAATCATTTCTCAAACTGTTGAGACGGGCCTTATTAAAACAGATCCGAGTGTCGGAGGCTCAAAAAAGTTTGCCCGTTATGTGCCTTTTTGGGGTTAAGTCTTATTAAATTGTATAGCCAGCCAATTACTCATAAAATATATAAATTACTGAAAATAAAAGAGATCCTTATTTAAGCTTATTCTCGGGCCGTTAGCCGAATGGCCCAAAAAGTGCTGCAAAAGATTTTTAAGCTGAGGTATATTTTTCCATCTGCTTTTGACTCTTTTAGTTAACGAGGCAAGTTCATCCGTCAATAATTAAAGGGGCATGGACCCGGAAGCCATGCCCCTTTTACTTTTGTCTTGGATAATTCCCGCCCTTTTGTTCCTACCGCGTGATTTCACCCAAACACCGGCAACGATTGATTATGATTCTCCAGTTCTATCCCTGAGAAGACCTTGACCAGGAGAGTCGCGGATGAAACTTCGTGTCCCCGTGGTGTTTTTGCAATTTGCGTTATTCAGCATCCTTGCGCTGGGCCAGCAAAAGCCGCCTGCAGATTTGCAGCCCGTGATCGACCAACTGGATAAGACCGCTGCCGAGCTGGTGAAAGACCCCAACGCCGCCAGCTTCACCATTGGGCTGGTGCAAAAGAGCGGCCTCGTCTGGACCAAAAGTTATGGATACGCCGACATCGCGAACAAGAAGCCGGCGAATGCCGATTCCGTTTATCGCATCGGCTCCATCACCAAGCAGTTTACGGCGCTCATGCTTCTGCAACTTGTGCGCGACGGCAAAGTGCATCTCTCCGATCCCGTCGAAAAATATTTTCCAGAGATTCACCAGGTAACCGGAGAATACAAAAATGCGCCGCCCATCACGCTTGTCCAGCTGGCAACGCACACTTCTGGGCTCGACCGCGAACCAGCAGAGACGAAAACCTATGTTAAAGGCCCGGTTTCCGACTGGGTAAAAATTTTGATCTCGGCGTTGCCGCACACAAAATATCTTTACGAACCGGGAACGCGCTTCTCCTATTCGAACATCGGCTATGCCATTCTGGGGGCGGCGCTCAGCCGGGCCGCGCACCAGCCATACACGGACTATGTGAAAGAAAAAATATTGCTGCCGCTGGGCATGACGCACAGCGACTTTGAAGCGACAGCGGCTATCCGTAAGGACCTCGCCATCGGCTACGACCTGGACGACAAGGAAAACAAGCTGGATGCCGAGACAGCCGAAAAAGAGCATCAGAGCGGGCGCGGATACAAAGTTCCTAACGGAGCGATCTATTCAACCGTTGGCGATATGGCGAAGTTTGAACAGTTGGAAATGCTGGGTGGACCGGAAAGCGTGCTATCGAAAAAAGAGCTTGAAGAAAACGCCCAGCGGTTGATTACGGGAAACCGCGGTCTTGATTTCGGTTATGGCATCGGTTTCCTGGTCCAGCGCCAGGCCGGGCATGTCTTCATCGGACATTCGGGCGCCGTCGCGGGTTATCTGGCAATGGCCATGTACCAGCCCGCGGCGGAAACCGGCATCATCATCCTGCATAATGAAATTGCGCCGGGTATGCAAAAACTGATGGAA is drawn from Terriglobia bacterium and contains these coding sequences:
- a CDS encoding segregation protein B, with the translated sequence MKTETQNLFRVAIVGAASLKGKELKDVLEERNFPTAEIKLLDDDESLGQLERMQDEVAVVQPVGRDELAQMDFTFFASEEDFTRKKWKLAREVGSAIVDMSYALENEPGVPVSAPWIERELGELTQFTLESSSIVMAHPAAVALALLLLRARKAGSVRNTIATIFEPVSERGRQGMDELHEQTVNLLSFQQLPTGVFDSQVAFNMLDRYGRASAKPLEATERRIAAHLRKLLGVHAPMPAMTLVQAPVFHAHTFSIYIEMAAPMAIGDFARSLAGEHVQIARSPEDSPSNVNVAGKDEIMVAVRRDVVHENGFWLWAAVDNLRLAALTAADCATALAAVRPHGKVQ
- a CDS encoding YjzC family protein; the protein is MTETYKPGDEVPKSGIYKVTHDPNHTHEEHEVTCVIGEPFPPCNHCGHHPRFQLVRAAHHLKNHKYFK
- a CDS encoding heavy metal translocating P-type ATPase codes for the protein MPTVTIAEPPKPARAAPASPVVSSPPTPKNHFFTLTTVIAIFTALGIAAYLVTRYLLHLPWHQCRWILIAVLVIGGAPLVFDLARKAVAGNFGSDLLAGISIVASVVLGEYLAGSIVVLMLSGGTALEEYATRRASSVLSALAKRMPRIAHRKQDDQILDVDVSQIQIGERLVVFPHEICPADGIVVEGRGAMDEAYLTGEPFLIQKVHGATVLSGALNGESVLTIAVASLPADSRYAKIMHVMQMAEANRPQMRRIADRLGSWYTLVALAVAAVGWILGADPTRFLAVLVIATPCPLLLAIPIAIIGAVSVAASRGIIIKDPGMLERIDTCRTLIFDKTGTLTYGRPALTDVMCAPGQTRESILQMAASLEQYSKHPLALTISRAAQQEGISLAPVSEISEKPGEGLKGTIDGRQVLITGRKKVLTMGDAISSQLPPPTAGMECILLVDGCYAATLQFRDTPRQESRSFITHLGPRHRVNRVLLLSGDREAEVRYLAGEVGISEILASQSPEEKVAVVTAESKLAKTMFVGDGINDAPAMQAATVGVAFGQNSDITAEAADAVVLETSLSKVDELIHIGRRMRRIALQSAVGGMAVSMIGMGFAAAGFLPPVAGAVMQEVIDVAAVLNALRVVFPAQELSDDTGQN
- a CDS encoding phosphatidylserine decarboxylase family protein, encoding MVRDGIYYALGMAVVAAAIGWLTHSLAFAALPILLGAFFLWFFRDPERAIPAGEGLIVSPADGKVTSVESTQLNGAPCTRISIFLNVFDVHVNRSPITGVIKSAVYRKGQFGNAMSSASADDNEQNIVTMEGDGMTIVFKQIAGLLARRIVFNHKPGEKLVRGQRVGLIKFGSRTDVIFPQPAEISVKMGDRVKGGESILAKVAPRKSPTTPKRENTGAFR
- a CDS encoding phosphatidylcholine/phosphatidylserine synthase — encoded protein: MYILPSLFTAANIGAGYYALSQTLQGTAQDFWHFDHAAMAIGVAVVADGLDGRIARMTNTTSDFGREFDSLADVITFGVAPALLAWMWGFGLLPDRGFPAVHDKMVQLGLIATFIFLVAGASRLARFNIQVNPQPSNPGRPGRKYFVGLPIPAGAGVVAATIHLVRGYPILWPQLAPIWFALLIAVGFLMVSTWRFYSFKDLNLRNRHPFQIFILICGFLALLVAFHHYMLFIIAISYAMSGVFTRLSYMFKRKPPEPKHGYNEAPEPR
- the holA gene encoding DNA polymerase III subunit delta — encoded protein: MPGPGRSFAPAEKFASEVAGRKLRPAYVLIGDEVFFRDQCRQALLQHLVPADMRDFSLHDLDLAQVSVAEVLDRARTPSLMAPFQVFFVRGVKELYGRGSHADEFAAIEAYMKDPNPDAVIIFVADHISIPSDVRRMEMQDKDRFERIRETLGEYCGIVELARVEEADGMRWIIDQAQKENVKVDQDAARELIDALGADMMLVSHELEKLVLYVAEKKHITLGDVETMVLAAKQRSLYELTDAISARDKTRALSVLDALLSTSEGDDAAIGHLYMLARTFRQMLVILEKNVRDSRAIWQALWQGFRLPPFAAEDVIRQARRYKSRRDLTRALKLIARADLALRSNAPSKRLVLENLVIQLCEEPKVVPTEWQQEELPV
- a CDS encoding beta-lactamase family protein; amino-acid sequence: MKLRVPVVFLQFALFSILALGQQKPPADLQPVIDQLDKTAAELVKDPNAASFTIGLVQKSGLVWTKSYGYADIANKKPANADSVYRIGSITKQFTALMLLQLVRDGKVHLSDPVEKYFPEIHQVTGEYKNAPPITLVQLATHTSGLDREPAETKTYVKGPVSDWVKILISALPHTKYLYEPGTRFSYSNIGYAILGAALSRAAHQPYTDYVKEKILLPLGMTHSDFEATAAIRKDLAIGYDLDDKENKLDAETAEKEHQSGRGYKVPNGAIYSTVGDMAKFEQLEMLGGPESVLSKKELEENAQRLITGNRGLDFGYGIGFLVQRQAGHVFIGHSGAVAGYLAMAMYQPAAETGIIILHNEIAPGMQKLMEVFTKTLPVKEPEAGGR
- a CDS encoding alpha/beta hydrolase translates to MKPLPFALFIVFAFGGLSAQQAAWQPSPGHTQIPIWPGTVHDAQSVAGPEIATTRMKDNFVGGRPWTYISNVSQPTMTVYSPEGKNTGAAFVVFPGGGYKILAIDLEGTEVCDWLTAKGITCVLLKYRVPGEPGYPKPATYPKSGPYPESPMALEDAQRTVGLVRFHAAEWHIDPHKIGVLGFSAGGHLVAAMSAHFAKRLYPAVDAADKESCRPDFAVAVYPGHLSFSAAEQDARQGAKQFVLPHPPAAGKDLALNPDLHITSQTPPTFLLQAQDDHVDNVNDSLAYYIALKKAGVPVEMHLYAQGGHAFGLRRTKFPITRWPQLVEAWLGTLGIISE
- a CDS encoding putative DNA binding domain-containing protein, which encodes MAITVEQVDEWRACESETQVLEFKEAKNQYDSEKLFSYCIAIANEGGGHLLLGIKNKAPREVVGTAAVNDPIGMADKVLQKLAFRVEVDVVQHPHGRVVVLTIPSRPKGPPLHLEGRYLMRSGESLTAMTPDHLRKIIEEGKPDWLEEFSELGPVDAEQVISLLDTQLYFDRIGLPYPSTRGDVIDRFCAERLIQTSSRDKYLIKRLAAILFAKKMDEFPDIQRKAPRLAVFEGTDRFSIKLNQVGGRGYASGYQGLVKYIMAQLPQNEVIENTLRKKVSLVPEIVMRELVANALIHQDFTVSGASVMVEVYSDRIVISNPGVPVVRLERFIDGYRSRNERLADLMRRMKACEEQGLGIDRVIQNVEVYQLPAPEFRADDTRTIVTIFGPKSFHAMTRDDRVRACFQHCALKYVMNERMTNESLRQRFKLHESQGATASQIISQTVETGLIKTDPSVGGSKKFARYVPFWG